The following proteins are encoded in a genomic region of Schistocerca serialis cubense isolate TAMUIC-IGC-003099 chromosome 9, iqSchSeri2.2, whole genome shotgun sequence:
- the LOC126419124 gene encoding uncharacterized protein LOC126419124, translated as MRILIPKLHAVVRMYVYLNNSADCSAFASSANVKTAVTSDENVVHLVDDSENEDGENVYVDATGGQHSVQDSSVKHAVSDSFYKVKTTENVFDKKDQFYKRRLECLEKEHKIKVHCILAEHEIKMVTLKLDREIRELELKEMKRKVNL; from the exons ATGCGGATATTAATTCCGAAGTTACATGCGGtggtacgtatgtatgtat ATTTAAATAACAGTGCAGATTGCAGTGCATTTGCATCGTCAGCAAATGTCAAGACGGCTGTAACTTCAGATGAAAATGTTGTTCACCTCGTTGATGACAGTGAGAATGAAGATGGAGAGAATGTTTACGTGGATGCG ACAGGGGGACAACACTCCGTCCAGGATTCTAGTGTGAAACATGCAGTGTCAGATTCGTTTTACAAAGTTAAAACAACAGAAAATGTGTTCGACAAAAAAGACCAGTTTTACAAAAGAAGATTGGAGTGCCTTGAGAaagaacataaaataaaagtaCACTGTATTCTCGCGGAACATGAAATAAAAATGGTAACACTGAAATTGGATAGAGAAATTAGAGAACTAGAactaaaagaaatgaaaagaaaagtcaACCTTTGA